From a single Aquincola tertiaricarbonis genomic region:
- the tcuB gene encoding tricarballylate utilization 4Fe-4S protein TcuB, with protein sequence MSPLDTLVREATDLAEARPPRVIPIQPMTGSEQEVARVMAICNACRYCEGFCAVFPAMTRRLDFHKQDVNLLANLCHNCGACLHACQYAPPHEFAVNVPRAMAEVRLGTYTEFAWPPALGRLYQRNGLTLALALAGGLALFMMLAAGLHGSLWGGAPQGNFYAVFPHNLMVALFAPVFLFAALALGIGVRRFWRSERPGPASGAAVAEATHDVLRLKYLDGGHGEGCNNADDRFTQARRRFHHLTFYGFMLCFAATSVATLYHYLLGWQAPYGYASLPKLLGTSGGVMLVLGTAGLFMLNLRRHALQQDLRQRPMDRGFIALLFLTAASGLVLMLFKGTPALALLLSAHLGAVMALFATMPYGKFAHGIYRSAALLKWAIEKRQPSRLQLGDD encoded by the coding sequence ATGTCGCCGCTTGACACCCTGGTGCGCGAAGCCACCGACCTGGCCGAGGCACGGCCGCCGCGGGTGATCCCGATCCAGCCGATGACGGGCAGCGAGCAGGAGGTGGCCCGCGTGATGGCCATCTGCAATGCCTGCCGCTATTGCGAAGGCTTTTGCGCGGTGTTTCCGGCCATGACGCGGCGGCTGGACTTCCACAAGCAGGACGTGAACCTGCTGGCCAACCTGTGCCACAACTGCGGCGCCTGCCTGCATGCCTGCCAGTACGCGCCGCCGCACGAATTCGCGGTGAACGTGCCGCGCGCCATGGCCGAGGTGCGGCTGGGCACCTACACCGAGTTTGCGTGGCCACCGGCGCTTGGCCGGCTGTACCAGCGCAACGGCCTCACGCTGGCGCTGGCACTGGCCGGCGGGCTGGCGCTGTTCATGATGCTGGCCGCCGGCCTGCACGGCAGCCTGTGGGGCGGCGCGCCGCAGGGCAACTTCTATGCGGTGTTCCCGCACAACCTGATGGTGGCGCTGTTCGCGCCGGTGTTCCTGTTCGCGGCGCTGGCCCTGGGCATCGGCGTGCGCCGCTTTTGGCGCAGCGAGCGCCCGGGGCCGGCCAGCGGCGCGGCGGTGGCCGAGGCCACGCACGACGTGCTGCGGCTCAAGTACCTGGACGGCGGCCATGGCGAAGGCTGCAACAACGCGGACGACCGCTTCACCCAGGCAAGGCGGCGTTTCCACCACCTCACGTTCTACGGCTTCATGCTGTGCTTCGCGGCCACCAGCGTGGCCACGCTGTACCACTACCTGCTGGGCTGGCAGGCGCCGTACGGCTATGCCAGCTTGCCCAAGCTGCTGGGCACCAGCGGCGGCGTGATGCTGGTGCTGGGCACCGCGGGGCTCTTCATGCTCAACCTGCGCCGGCATGCGCTGCAGCAGGACCTGCGGCAGCGGCCGATGGACCGTGGCTTCATCGCGCTGCTGTTCCTCACGGCCGCCAGCGGCCTGGTGCTGATGTTGTTCAAGGGCACGCCCGCGCTGGCACTGCTGCTGTCGGCGCACCTGGGCGCGGTGATGGCCCTGTTCGCCACCATGCCCTACGGCAAGTTCGCCCACGGCATCTACCGCAGCGCCGCCCTGCTGAAGTGGGCGATCGAGAAGCGACAGCCGAGCCGATTGCAGCTCGGCGATGACTGA
- a CDS encoding Bug family tripartite tricarboxylate transporter substrate binding protein — MRPSLTTRRRCFPLLALALALAAGHAHAQELPRKPITLVVGFAAGGAADAAARMIAKKLQANIGQTVVVDNRAGAGGNIAHQFVAKAEPDGSVILLGSIGPLTIAPHLMKVGYEPQKDLAPLTMGVSFPNVLVVHQGVGVKTLAEFVARAKAQPGKLDFASTGAGSASHLAGELLNQRAGIDTVHIPYKGGAPALQDLLGGRVAAYYSTPATAAPHIESGKLVPLATTGLQRSEFMPKVPTVAESGYPGFAATNWYAFMAPGKTPVPVLERWNQELVKALRDPEVKAELDHHGLTPAPGTRQQLADYITSESRTWGQLVRERGIKAD; from the coding sequence ATGCGCCCCAGCCTCACCACCCGCCGCCGTTGCTTCCCCTTGCTGGCCTTGGCGCTGGCGCTGGCCGCGGGCCATGCCCATGCCCAGGAGCTGCCCAGGAAGCCGATCACCCTGGTGGTGGGCTTTGCCGCCGGTGGCGCGGCCGATGCGGCGGCGCGGATGATCGCCAAGAAGCTGCAGGCCAACATCGGCCAGACCGTGGTGGTGGACAACCGGGCCGGGGCCGGCGGCAACATCGCCCACCAGTTCGTGGCCAAGGCCGAGCCGGACGGCTCGGTGATCCTGCTGGGCTCCATCGGCCCGCTGACCATCGCGCCGCACCTGATGAAGGTGGGCTACGAACCGCAGAAGGACCTGGCGCCGCTGACCATGGGCGTGAGCTTTCCCAACGTGCTGGTGGTGCACCAGGGCGTGGGCGTGAAGACGCTGGCCGAGTTCGTGGCCAGGGCGAAGGCGCAACCGGGCAAGCTGGACTTCGCTTCCACCGGCGCGGGCTCCGCCTCTCACCTGGCGGGCGAACTGCTGAACCAGCGCGCCGGCATCGACACGGTGCACATCCCGTACAAGGGCGGGGCGCCTGCGCTGCAGGACCTGCTGGGGGGCCGCGTGGCGGCCTACTACTCCACGCCCGCCACCGCGGCACCGCACATCGAATCGGGCAAGCTGGTGCCGCTGGCCACCACCGGCCTGCAGCGCTCGGAGTTCATGCCCAAGGTGCCCACGGTGGCCGAATCGGGCTACCCCGGCTTTGCCGCCACCAACTGGTATGCCTTCATGGCGCCGGGCAAGACGCCGGTGCCGGTGCTGGAGCGCTGGAACCAGGAGCTGGTCAAGGCCCTGCGCGACCCCGAGGTGAAGGCCGAGCTGGACCACCATGGCCTGACCCCCGCCCCGGGCACCCGCCAGCAGCTGGCCGACTACATCACCAGCGAATCGCGCACCTGGGGCCAGCTGGTGCGTGAGCGCGGCATCAAGGCCGACTGA
- a CDS encoding putative bifunctional diguanylate cyclase/phosphodiesterase — MQTAAFVSTSHDPLLVAASLVVAVFASYVALDLTRRVQAATGSLRLAWWAGGSLVLGTGIWSMHFVGMLGFEAGMPLGYRWWPTAASWLAAVSAASVALAAATRDGLTTPVLAGGSVTMAIAVCAMHYLGMGALDMAPGLQWHWPLVLLSGAVALGASAVALFIFFALRQRHGLQRVGLQMLAAVVMGLAIGGMHYTGMAAVKLPVGALCLSAGELGGQSLAVLVTLTTLLVLGGALLLSINDALAHARELALSDSLQQANLSLREANEQLQRRAFEDPLSGLPNRALFHDRLQHAIHRLGRRDRLAGLPEDRLAVLFLDIDGFKPINDTLGHHAGDEVLREVGRRLHSAARSSDTLARLGGDEFAVLIESRDAANEAMPLARRMIEVLHRPFTVAAQRVSLSCSVGVALYPDHDDSGHRLIACADAAMYAAKRAGGSTCVVYHPSMEGDAGEQLALQQELRDAIDHGELRLYYQPKVCSRNGRVHGWEALVRWQHPRRGLLGPAVFIPLAERFGFIGSLGQWVVDEACAQLARWREAGLDCRIAVNVSPQQLRQADLALRIEAALQRHALAPANLVCEITESAVMENTEQERGMLDRIAALGVRLSIDDFGTGYSSLAHLRKIPARQLKIDRSFVTDLATSTEAHAVLDAIVRLAHALKMEVVAEGVETQAQLDALTRLDCDILQGYFIARPMPAEQVPAWVAGRGPRLPGAEPAFTMAR; from the coding sequence GTGCAAACCGCCGCCTTCGTCAGTACCTCCCACGACCCCCTGCTCGTCGCGGCCTCCCTGGTGGTGGCCGTTTTCGCCTCCTACGTCGCGCTGGATCTCACGCGGCGCGTGCAGGCCGCCACCGGCTCGCTGCGGCTGGCCTGGTGGGCGGGCGGCTCGCTGGTGCTGGGCACCGGCATCTGGTCGATGCACTTCGTGGGCATGCTGGGCTTCGAGGCCGGCATGCCGCTGGGCTACCGCTGGTGGCCCACCGCGGCCAGCTGGCTGGCCGCCGTCTCGGCCGCCAGCGTGGCCCTGGCCGCCGCCACCCGTGATGGGTTGACGACACCGGTGCTGGCAGGCGGCAGCGTGACCATGGCCATCGCGGTGTGCGCGATGCACTACCTCGGCATGGGTGCGCTGGACATGGCTCCGGGCCTGCAGTGGCACTGGCCGCTGGTGCTGCTCTCGGGCGCCGTCGCCTTGGGCGCTTCGGCGGTGGCGCTGTTCATCTTCTTCGCGCTGCGCCAGCGCCATGGGCTGCAGCGGGTGGGCCTGCAGATGCTGGCCGCGGTGGTGATGGGCCTGGCCATCGGCGGCATGCACTACACCGGCATGGCGGCGGTCAAGCTGCCGGTGGGCGCGCTGTGCCTCAGTGCCGGCGAGCTGGGTGGCCAGTCGCTGGCAGTGCTGGTGACGCTGACCACGCTGCTGGTGCTGGGCGGCGCGCTGCTGCTGTCGATCAACGATGCGCTGGCCCATGCCCGCGAGCTGGCGCTCAGCGATTCGCTGCAGCAGGCCAACCTGAGCCTGCGCGAAGCCAACGAACAGCTGCAGCGCCGCGCCTTCGAAGACCCGCTGAGCGGCCTGCCCAACCGCGCGCTCTTCCACGACCGTCTGCAGCATGCCATCCACCGGCTCGGCCGGCGCGACCGCCTGGCCGGCCTGCCCGAGGACCGGCTGGCGGTGCTGTTTCTCGACATCGACGGCTTCAAGCCGATCAACGACACGCTGGGCCACCACGCCGGCGACGAGGTGCTGCGCGAAGTGGGCCGGCGGCTGCATTCGGCTGCCCGCAGCAGCGACACCCTGGCCCGGCTGGGCGGTGATGAGTTCGCGGTGCTCATCGAATCGCGCGATGCGGCCAACGAGGCCATGCCGCTGGCCCGCCGTATGATCGAGGTGCTGCACCGGCCCTTCACGGTGGCGGCGCAGCGGGTGTCGCTTTCCTGCTCGGTGGGTGTGGCGCTGTACCCGGACCATGACGATTCGGGCCATCGCCTGATCGCCTGCGCCGACGCGGCGATGTATGCCGCCAAGCGCGCCGGCGGCAGCACCTGCGTGGTCTACCACCCCAGCATGGAGGGTGATGCCGGCGAGCAGCTCGCCCTGCAGCAGGAGCTGCGCGATGCCATCGACCATGGCGAGCTGCGGCTTTACTACCAGCCCAAGGTGTGCAGCCGCAATGGCCGCGTGCACGGCTGGGAGGCGCTGGTCCGCTGGCAGCATCCACGGCGCGGGCTGCTGGGCCCGGCGGTGTTCATCCCGCTGGCCGAGCGCTTCGGCTTCATCGGCAGCCTGGGCCAGTGGGTGGTGGACGAGGCCTGCGCGCAGCTCGCTCGCTGGCGCGAGGCCGGGCTCGACTGCCGCATTGCGGTCAACGTGTCGCCGCAGCAGCTGCGCCAGGCCGACCTGGCTCTGCGCATCGAGGCGGCCCTGCAGCGGCATGCGTTGGCGCCGGCGAATCTGGTGTGCGAGATCACTGAAAGCGCGGTGATGGAGAACACCGAGCAGGAGCGCGGCATGCTGGACCGGATCGCTGCGCTGGGCGTGCGGCTGTCCATCGACGATTTCGGCACCGGTTATTCGTCACTCGCCCACCTGCGCAAGATCCCGGCGCGCCAGCTCAAGATCGACCGCAGCTTCGTCACCGACCTCGCCACCAGCACCGAGGCCCATGCGGTGCTGGACGCCATCGTGCGCCTGGCCCATGCGCTGAAGATGGAGGTGGTGGCCGAAGGCGTGGAAACCCAGGCGCAGCTGGACGCCCTGACGCGGCTGGACTGCGACATCCTGCAGGGCTACTTCATCGCACGGCCGATGCCGGCCGAGCAGGTGCCCGCCTGGGTGGCCGGCCGCGGCCCGCGCCTGCCCGGCGCCGAGCCTGCGTTTACGATGGCGCGATGA
- a CDS encoding response regulator codes for MRILIVEDDFLLGEAQSTGLRQAGHAVDWFQSGAQADGAMAGADYDVVLLDLGLPGNDGMHWLSQWRARGIQVPIMILTARDAVEQRIAGLDAGADDYLVKPVGVDELAARLRALLRRTAGRAQPVWQHGALAYDPSSKRVQWQGRPVELTARELALLEALMTDPDRILSKAVLLEKLYDWNGNEPESNALEVHVYHLRRKIHAGVVRTVRGVGYSLGPAQS; via the coding sequence GTGCGCATCCTCATCGTCGAAGACGACTTCCTGCTGGGTGAAGCCCAGTCCACCGGGCTGCGCCAGGCCGGCCATGCGGTGGACTGGTTCCAGTCGGGGGCGCAGGCCGATGGCGCCATGGCCGGTGCCGACTACGACGTGGTGCTGCTGGACCTGGGGCTGCCGGGCAACGACGGCATGCACTGGCTGTCGCAGTGGCGCGCGCGTGGCATCCAGGTGCCCATCATGATCCTGACCGCTCGCGACGCGGTGGAGCAGCGCATCGCCGGGCTGGACGCGGGCGCCGACGACTACCTGGTCAAGCCGGTGGGCGTGGACGAGCTGGCCGCGCGGCTGCGGGCGCTGCTGCGCCGTACGGCCGGGCGCGCCCAGCCGGTGTGGCAGCACGGCGCGCTGGCCTACGATCCGTCGTCCAAGCGGGTGCAGTGGCAGGGCCGGCCGGTGGAACTCACGGCGCGTGAGCTGGCGCTGCTGGAGGCCTTGATGACCGACCCCGACCGCATCCTGTCCAAGGCGGTGCTGCTGGAAAAGCTCTACGACTGGAACGGCAACGAACCCGAGAGCAACGCGCTGGAAGTGCACGTGTACCACCTGCGCCGCAAGATCCACGCGGGCGTGGTGCGCACCGTGCGCGGCGTGGGCTATTCGCTGGGGCCGGCGCAGTCATGA
- a CDS encoding ATP-binding protein: MPAAPRRSISLQRRLLLSVLVCAPLVWAVAVVASVNHARHEVNELYDSELIRLAREVQSTLVMAGDTEAELPAGHGQSSGRDGVADLADLAIAVWDRQGHRLLNDREGAMLEYRPDAVGFVDQTIDGREWRVYYLQSGNGNRLVAAGQREHERDEVVWGLTLSQLVPWLLTLPVLLLVLAWAVRRALAPAHALADQLKNRAADDLAPLAEPQAVPVELAPLVMAINGSFSRTAELLLRERRFVADAAHELRTPLATLRAQWEVVRRSRDEAERDHAQRRLDAGLDRMDRLVTQLLALSRADSADASLLTTPIDWAEVVERAMNDCLALAGRRQIELGCDWPEDGRPPLPLRGDPQLMTVVLRNLLDNAVRYAPEGTAVTLSLLPTHLQLDNAGPPLTDEQMRTLGQRFHRADGQRETGSGLGISIVQRIAQLHGLVLQVGAGEGGQGVRVVLRPAPGWAAGSGR, from the coding sequence ATGCCCGCTGCCCCCCGCCGCAGCATCAGCCTGCAGCGGCGGCTGCTGCTGTCGGTGCTGGTGTGTGCGCCCCTGGTGTGGGCGGTGGCGGTGGTGGCTTCGGTGAACCACGCGCGGCACGAGGTCAACGAGCTCTACGACTCCGAGCTGATCCGCCTGGCGCGCGAGGTGCAGTCCACGCTGGTGATGGCCGGCGACACCGAGGCCGAGCTGCCCGCCGGCCACGGCCAGAGCAGCGGCCGCGACGGTGTGGCCGACCTGGCCGACCTGGCCATCGCGGTGTGGGACCGCCAGGGCCACCGGCTGCTGAACGACCGCGAAGGCGCGATGCTGGAGTACCGGCCCGATGCGGTGGGCTTCGTCGACCAGACCATCGACGGCCGCGAGTGGCGCGTGTACTACCTGCAGTCGGGCAACGGCAACCGGCTGGTGGCCGCCGGCCAGCGCGAACATGAGCGCGACGAGGTGGTGTGGGGCCTGACGCTGAGCCAGCTGGTGCCCTGGCTGCTGACGCTGCCGGTGCTGCTGCTGGTGCTGGCCTGGGCGGTGCGCCGCGCGCTGGCCCCGGCCCATGCGCTGGCCGACCAGCTGAAGAACCGCGCCGCCGACGACCTGGCTCCTTTGGCCGAGCCGCAGGCCGTGCCGGTGGAGCTCGCTCCACTGGTGATGGCGATCAACGGTTCCTTCTCGCGCACCGCCGAACTGCTGCTGCGCGAGCGGCGCTTCGTGGCCGACGCCGCGCATGAGCTGCGCACGCCGCTGGCCACGCTGCGTGCGCAATGGGAGGTGGTGCGCCGCTCGCGCGACGAGGCCGAGCGCGACCACGCCCAGCGCCGGCTGGACGCCGGTCTGGACCGCATGGACCGGCTGGTGACGCAGCTGCTGGCGCTGTCACGCGCCGACAGTGCCGATGCTTCGCTGTTGACCACGCCGATCGATTGGGCCGAGGTGGTGGAACGGGCGATGAACGACTGCCTGGCGCTGGCGGGGCGGCGGCAGATCGAGCTGGGCTGCGACTGGCCCGAGGATGGCCGGCCGCCGCTGCCGCTGCGCGGTGACCCGCAGCTGATGACGGTGGTGCTGCGCAACCTGCTGGACAACGCGGTGCGTTATGCGCCCGAGGGCACGGCGGTGACGCTGAGCCTGCTGCCGACGCACCTGCAACTGGACAACGCCGGCCCGCCGCTGACCGACGAGCAGATGCGCACGCTGGGCCAGCGCTTCCACCGCGCCGATGGGCAGCGCGAGACGGGCAGCGGCCTGGGCATCTCCATCGTGCAGCGCATCGCGCAGCTGCACGGCCTGGTGCTGCAGGTGGGCGCCGGTGAAGGCGGCCAGGGTGTGCGGGTGGTGCTGCGGCCGGCTCCGGGCTGGGCCGCCGGCAGCGGCCGTTGA
- a CDS encoding tetratricopeptide repeat protein, which translates to MNVQALPASPLRRQFAGLLLCATVAAAWPLASRAAPLDDGLLQLQREWEVIQYQSPPPAREKQFESLAAKAHQFSESHPNASEPLVWEGIIVSSWAGAKGGLGALNLAKQAKALYEKAIQIDGNALDGSAYNSLGVLYYKVPGWPLGFGDKAKAGELLQKALAINPNGIDPNYFYADYLVETQQPDKAVPYLEKALQAPPRPGRQIADSGRREEVRQLLAKVKPR; encoded by the coding sequence ATGAACGTCCAAGCCCTTCCCGCCTCTCCCCTTCGCCGCCAGTTCGCCGGCCTGCTGCTGTGCGCCACCGTGGCCGCTGCCTGGCCGCTGGCCAGCCGTGCCGCGCCGCTGGACGACGGCCTGTTGCAGCTGCAGCGTGAATGGGAGGTGATCCAGTACCAATCGCCGCCGCCGGCCCGCGAAAAGCAGTTCGAGTCGCTGGCCGCCAAGGCCCATCAGTTCAGCGAAAGCCACCCCAACGCCAGCGAGCCCCTGGTGTGGGAAGGCATCATCGTCAGCTCCTGGGCGGGCGCCAAGGGCGGCCTGGGCGCGCTGAACCTGGCCAAGCAGGCCAAGGCCTTGTACGAGAAGGCCATCCAGATCGACGGCAATGCGCTGGACGGCTCGGCCTACAACAGCCTGGGGGTGCTGTACTACAAGGTGCCGGGCTGGCCGCTGGGCTTCGGCGACAAGGCCAAGGCCGGCGAGCTGCTGCAGAAGGCGCTGGCCATCAACCCCAACGGCATCGACCCCAACTACTTCTACGCCGACTACCTGGTGGAAACGCAGCAGCCCGACAAGGCCGTGCCCTACCTGGAGAAGGCGCTGCAGGCACCGCCGCGGCCGGGCCGCCAGATCGCCGACAGCGGCCGCCGCGAAGAGGTGCGGCAGCTGCTGGCCAAGGTCAAGCCGCGCTGA
- a CDS encoding SDR family oxidoreductase, with protein sequence MRPEHARVLLTGATGGIGQAMARALVKAGASVLLAGRSPAALAAQCQALQAPDRVHWHAADMADTTDIASLARTAADWGCNVVVHGAGLPAFGPLESIDPAEMQRLLQVNLLAPMVLTQALLAYLRSQPQAQVICVGSVLGALGLPGYSVYGASKAGLRGFAQALRRELAGGPVKVQYLGPRSTRTGFNSAAAQAHAQATHTATDSPEVVAEALLQLLRSEAAERFLGTAEQVAVRLNGLASTLLDGAFASHRKHLSAQPSLSAHAPRA encoded by the coding sequence ATGAGGCCCGAACATGCCCGCGTGCTGCTGACCGGGGCCACCGGCGGCATCGGCCAGGCCATGGCCCGCGCCCTGGTGAAGGCCGGCGCCTCGGTGCTGCTGGCCGGCCGCTCACCGGCCGCACTGGCCGCGCAATGCCAGGCGCTGCAGGCGCCCGACCGTGTGCACTGGCATGCGGCCGACATGGCCGACACCACCGACATCGCTTCACTGGCCCGCACCGCGGCCGACTGGGGCTGCAACGTGGTGGTGCACGGCGCCGGCCTGCCGGCCTTCGGCCCGCTGGAAAGCATCGACCCGGCCGAGATGCAGCGGCTTCTGCAAGTGAACCTGCTGGCCCCGATGGTGCTGACGCAGGCGCTGCTGGCCTACCTGCGCAGCCAGCCGCAGGCGCAGGTGATCTGCGTGGGCTCGGTGCTGGGCGCGCTGGGCCTGCCAGGCTACAGCGTGTACGGCGCCAGCAAGGCCGGCCTGCGCGGCTTTGCGCAGGCGCTGCGGCGCGAGCTGGCCGGCGGGCCGGTGAAGGTGCAGTACCTGGGCCCGCGCAGCACCCGCACCGGCTTCAACTCGGCCGCCGCGCAGGCCCATGCGCAGGCCACCCATACCGCCACCGATTCACCCGAGGTGGTGGCCGAAGCGCTGCTGCAGCTGCTGCGCAGCGAAGCGGCCGAGCGCTTCCTGGGCACCGCCGAGCAGGTGGCCGTGCGCCTCAACGGCCTGGCCTCCACGTTGCTGGACGGCGCCTTCGCCAGCCACCGCAAGCACCTGTCCGCCCAGCCCTCCTTATCCGCACACGCCCCGCGAGCCTGA
- a CDS encoding TenA family transcriptional regulator, giving the protein MSFYQRLVRDTQTARGGMLSAPIIQGCLLRGEVSLPSYVAFLTEAYHHVRHTVPLLQAFRARVPAGREWLDGALDEYIEEEKGHDEWILDDLRACGADAQAVRHGRPGVATEVMVAYAYDQIMRRNPLGFFGMVHVLEGTSVALALQAAQQIQDHLALPDRAFSYLRSHGTLDQEHVAHFQQLMDAIDDPADQADIVHAAQVFYRLYGDVFRSLPMPLTERVAA; this is encoded by the coding sequence ATGAGCTTCTACCAACGACTTGTGCGAGACACCCAGACCGCCCGCGGCGGCATGCTCAGCGCGCCCATCATCCAGGGCTGCCTGCTGCGCGGCGAGGTGTCGCTGCCCAGCTATGTGGCCTTCCTGACCGAGGCCTACCACCACGTGCGCCACACCGTGCCGCTGCTGCAGGCCTTCCGTGCGCGCGTCCCGGCCGGGCGTGAGTGGCTGGACGGCGCGCTGGACGAATACATCGAGGAAGAAAAGGGCCACGACGAGTGGATCCTGGACGACCTGCGGGCCTGCGGCGCCGATGCGCAAGCCGTGCGCCACGGCCGACCCGGCGTGGCCACCGAGGTGATGGTGGCCTATGCCTACGACCAGATCATGCGGCGCAACCCGCTGGGCTTCTTCGGCATGGTGCATGTGCTGGAAGGCACCAGCGTGGCCCTGGCGCTGCAGGCCGCGCAGCAGATCCAGGACCACCTGGCCCTGCCCGACCGCGCCTTCAGCTACCTGCGCTCGCACGGCACGCTGGACCAGGAACACGTGGCCCACTTCCAGCAGTTGATGGACGCGATCGACGATCCGGCCGACCAGGCCGACATCGTGCACGCGGCACAGGTGTTCTACCGGCTGTATGGCGACGTGTTCCGCAGCCTGCCGATGCCGCTGACCGAACGGGTGGCGGCATGA
- a CDS encoding AMP-binding protein — protein MTALSDGRQAFSREALDAEVQALAQQLQAARVRVLATLMDNSPAWVVADLAAAQAGVVHIPLPLFFTAAQVGHALQAAGVDALLMPPQAAAQRFVGAPQQPCIVAGQPLSLVRTGLPPVAMPAGTAKITFTSGSTGTPKGVCLGGAAIQSVVDGLVQALAPLNIERHLCALPLAVLLENIAGLLAPLAAGAECRVLPLQQVGLAGSSGFDPAQFHQAVVQHAPHSLILLPQMLTAWVAFLAHTGQRAPASLRLVAVGGAAVGERLLAAARALGIPAYEGYGLSEGVSVQTLNLPGADRPHSAGRALPHARLRVSASGEIEIGGSLMLGYLGDATPPADWWPTGDLGRIDDDGYVHVQGRRKNVLITAFGRNVSPEWVETALLNDPALLAAAVFGDGQPALSAVLWPMPGAGDAQLQRAVDTANATLPDYARVARWVRGVAPFNAASGLATANGRPQRAAIYQAHAEALQPAGAALAP, from the coding sequence ATGACGGCGCTGAGCGACGGCCGGCAAGCCTTCAGCCGCGAGGCCCTGGACGCCGAGGTGCAGGCGCTGGCGCAGCAGCTGCAAGCTGCCCGCGTGCGGGTGCTGGCCACCTTGATGGACAACTCGCCCGCCTGGGTGGTGGCCGACCTGGCGGCCGCACAGGCCGGCGTGGTGCACATCCCGCTGCCCCTCTTCTTCACCGCCGCGCAGGTGGGCCATGCGTTGCAGGCCGCCGGGGTGGATGCGCTGCTGATGCCGCCGCAGGCCGCGGCCCAGCGCTTCGTCGGCGCGCCGCAGCAGCCCTGCATCGTGGCCGGCCAGCCGCTGAGCCTGGTGCGCACCGGCCTGCCGCCGGTGGCGATGCCGGCCGGCACCGCCAAGATCACCTTCACCTCCGGTTCCACCGGCACGCCCAAGGGCGTGTGCCTGGGTGGCGCGGCCATCCAGTCGGTGGTGGACGGGCTGGTGCAGGCGCTGGCGCCGTTGAACATCGAGCGCCACCTGTGCGCGCTGCCGCTGGCGGTGCTGCTGGAAAACATCGCCGGCCTGCTGGCGCCGCTGGCCGCTGGTGCCGAATGCCGGGTGCTGCCACTGCAGCAGGTGGGCCTGGCCGGCTCGTCGGGCTTCGATCCGGCGCAGTTCCACCAGGCGGTGGTGCAGCATGCGCCGCACAGCCTGATCCTGCTGCCGCAGATGCTGACGGCCTGGGTGGCCTTCCTGGCCCACACCGGCCAGCGGGCGCCCGCCTCGCTGCGGCTGGTGGCGGTGGGCGGCGCGGCGGTGGGCGAGCGGCTGTTGGCTGCGGCCCGCGCGCTGGGCATCCCCGCCTATGAAGGCTATGGCCTGTCGGAAGGCGTCTCGGTGCAGACGCTCAACCTGCCCGGCGCCGACCGCCCGCACAGCGCCGGCCGCGCGCTGCCGCATGCGCGGCTGCGTGTCTCGGCCAGCGGCGAGATCGAGATCGGCGGCAGCCTGATGCTGGGTTACCTGGGCGATGCCACGCCCCCGGCCGACTGGTGGCCCACCGGCGACCTGGGCCGCATCGACGACGACGGCTACGTGCATGTGCAGGGCCGCCGCAAGAACGTGCTGATCACCGCCTTCGGCCGCAACGTCTCGCCCGAGTGGGTGGAGACGGCGCTGCTGAACGACCCCGCGCTGCTGGCCGCCGCCGTGTTCGGCGACGGCCAGCCGGCGCTAAGCGCGGTGCTGTGGCCGATGCCGGGCGCCGGCGACGCCCAGTTGCAGCGGGCGGTGGATACCGCCAATGCCACGCTGCCCGACTACGCCCGCGTCGCCCGCTGGGTGCGCGGCGTGGCGCCCTTCAACGCCGCCAGCGGCCTGGCCACCGCCAACGGCCGGCCGCAGCGCGCGGCCATCTACCAGGCGCATGCCGAAGCCCTGCAGCCCGCAGGCGCGGCGCTGGCGCCCTGA
- a CDS encoding thermostable hemolysin, whose protein sequence is MPQALPPALHVHDTSDTRRPQVEAFIQAVYHQRYGARVHHFTPTLVALWEGDQITAAAGYRFGQAGPLFLERYLPAPAEHLLAPHSGTPPERARIVEVGHLAAGRAGDGRRLVLMLADHLLARGGEWVVSTLTAELRQLFVRIGIAPLTLGAADPALLGEAAADWGSYYDHAPVVLAGHLPRAMRHIARYSAATGVPA, encoded by the coding sequence ATGCCGCAAGCGCTGCCACCCGCACTGCACGTGCATGACACATCCGACACCCGCCGCCCGCAGGTGGAGGCCTTCATCCAGGCCGTCTACCACCAGCGCTACGGCGCCCGGGTGCACCACTTCACGCCCACGCTGGTGGCCCTGTGGGAAGGTGATCAGATCACCGCCGCGGCCGGCTACCGTTTCGGCCAGGCCGGCCCGCTGTTTCTGGAACGTTACCTGCCGGCCCCGGCCGAGCACCTGCTGGCCCCGCACAGCGGCACGCCGCCCGAACGCGCCCGCATCGTGGAAGTCGGCCACCTGGCCGCCGGCCGTGCCGGCGACGGCCGCCGCCTGGTGCTGATGCTGGCCGACCACCTGCTGGCCCGCGGTGGCGAATGGGTGGTGAGCACGCTCACCGCCGAGCTGCGGCAGCTGTTCGTGCGCATCGGCATCGCGCCGCTCACGCTGGGCGCGGCCGATCCGGCCCTGCTGGGCGAGGCGGCCGCCGACTGGGGCAGCTACTACGACCATGCCCCGGTGGTGCTGGCCGGCCACCTGCCCAGGGCGATGCGGCACATCGCGCGCTACTCCGCCGCCACGGGGGTGCCCGCATGA